A single region of the Lotus japonicus ecotype B-129 chromosome 4, LjGifu_v1.2 genome encodes:
- the LOC130711539 gene encoding uncharacterized protein LOC130711539, with product MLCFFLFAKHKTNHENLMSKVELEPQLQHPRLFIPNLLSLHECKELEFIHKSSSTVGYRPNVFSTTLSHLIATNSSHLIVPFIPIRERLKDKLEEFFKCEYELFVEFTGLISWSRGASIGWHSDDNRPYLKQRHFSVVCYLNTYGEDFNGGLFHFQDGEPTSIMPKAGDVVMYTADPRNIHSVDEITDGERLTLALWFSRDGSHDEDKKLVSLLSQHLLHENIADSYLPLPASSNMYWFSQDQASNSRFGFNICWARLHILGYHIYISQDSSCESDISELMVKPVRLARGNEVLDMEFVNILHALQVVHFYCWKGSSLQTNVSNIDSKIVELSEVQREKISSLNSILLNDLDFASRDFCSMPSQENACICFDWTGIVNAVAAWEDYTSKLSKQINLQLPYWRMHECIYNVQLDEH from the exons ATGCTATGCTTTTTCTTGTTTGCAAAACACAAGACAAACCATGAGAATCTAATGTCAAAGGTTGAGCTAGAACCCCAACTCCAACACCCACGTCTCTTCATCCCCAACCTGCTCTCCCTTCACGAATGCAAGGAGTTGGAATTCATCCACAAGAGTAGCAGCACCGTTGGTTACAGACCCAATGTCTTCTCCACCACTCTctcccacctcatcgccaccaACTCCTCCCACCTCATCGTTCCTTTTATTCCAATCCGAG AAAGGTTGAAAGATAAGCTAGAGGAGTTTTTCAAATGTGAGTATGAGCTGTTTGTTGAATTTACGGGTTTAATAAG CTGGAGTAGAGGAGCTAGCATTGGATGGCATAGTGATGATAACAGGCCTTACCTCAAGCAACGCCACTTTTCA GTTGTGTGCTATTTAAATACTTATGGGGAGGATTTCAATGGTGGACTCTTTCACTTCCAGGATGGTGAGCCAACATCAATTATGCCTAAGGCCGGA gacgTTGTGATGTACACAGCTGATCCCCGAAATATTCATTCTGTTGATGAG ATAACTGATGGGGAAAGACTCACACTTGCTTTATGGTTCAGTCGTGATGGTTCCCATGATGAGGATAAGAAGCTTGTTTCTCTACTTTCACAACACCTATTACATGAGAACATAGCCGATTCGTACCTACCTTTGCCTGCATCCAGTAATATGTACTGGTTTTCTCAGGACCAAGCTTCGAATAGCCGATTCGGTTTTAATATATGTTGGGCTAGACTGCATATTCTTGGATATCACATATATATTTCCCAAGACAGTAGCTGTGAATCTGATATATCTGAACTAATGGTAAAGCCAGTGCGTTTAGCGAGGGGAAATGAGGTGCTAGACATGGAATTTGTCAATATTTTGCATGCACTTCAG GTTGTCCATTTCTATTGTTGGAAAGGATCTAGCTTACAAACCAATGTGTCAAATATAGACTCCAAGATAGTAGAACTATCAGAGGTGCAAAGAGAAAAAATCAGTAGTCTAAATTCTATCCTTTTGAATGATTTAGATTTTGCATCAAGAGATTTTTGCAGTATGCCCTCCCAAGAAAATGCATGCATTTGCTTTGATTGGACAGGCATTGTGAATGCAGTTGCTGCTTGGGAAGATTACACATCGAAATTAAGCAAACAGATTAATTTACAGTTGCCTTACTGGAGAATGCATGAATGTATATACAATGTACAATTGGATGAGCATTGA
- the LOC130711540 gene encoding purple acid phosphatase 7-like: MASCTNYQRMLLSPVMIFTAMALCLLVNPSINAELPRFKAHPVKAEHPLNFLVVGDWGRKGFYNQSLVANQMGIVGEKLNIDFVISTGDNFYEDGLKGVDDPAFYESFVNIYTAPSLQKRWYSVLGNHDYRGDAEAQLSPTLRQKDNRWVCLRSFILDGENVEFFFVDTNPFVEEYFADPGEHTYDWEGVLPRKDYISRLLKDVDSALAQSKAKWKIVVGHHAIRSAGHHGNTQELNELLLPILKSNNVDLYINGHDHCLEHIIDKKSGIHFLTSGGGSKAWRGDVKPWDPEEMKLYHDGQGFMSVQITETSANFVFYDVYGNALHRWSISKELSQQPEDNELKASI, encoded by the exons ATGGCTTCGTGTACAAATTACCAACGCATGCTGTTATCCCCTGTTATGATCTTCACCGCTATGGCGTTGTGCTTATTGGTTAACCCTTCCATTAATGCTGAGCTTCCAAGGTTCAAAGCGCACCCTGTAAAAGCAGAGCACCCTCTTAACTTTTTGGTCGTTGGAGATTGGGGAAGAAAAGGATTCTACAATCAATCTTTGGTCGCAAATCAG atGGGAATTGTGGGGGAGAAGCTAAATATAGATTTTGTGATCTCAACCGGTGATAATTTTTACGAAGATGGCCTAAAAGGAGTTGATGATCCAGCATTCTATGAGTCATTTGTCAACATCTACACTGCCCCAAGTCTGCAAAAGAGATGGTATAGTG TTTTGGGTAACCATGACTACAGAGGTGATGCTGAGGCACAATTAAGCCCCACTCTAAGACAAAAAGATAACAGATGGGTTTGCCTGAGATCTTTTATCCTTGATGGAG AAAATGTGGAATTTTTCTTTGTGGACACAAATCCATTTGTAGAAGAGTACTTCGCAGACCCTGGAGAGCATACCTACGATTGGGAAGGAGTACTTCCTCGCAAAGATTACATTTCAAGACTCTTGAAG GATGTTGATTCAGCTTTGGCACAATCCAAGGCAAAATGGAAGATAGTGGTTGGTCATCATGCTATCCGAAGTGCTGGGCATCATGGTAATACACAGGAGCTTAATGAGCTACTTCTTCCCATCTTAAAG TCAAACAATGTTGATCTATACATTAATGGACATGACCATTGCTTGGAGCACATAATTGACAAAAAGAG TGGAATTCACTTCTTAACAAGTGGAGGTGGATCAAAGGCATGGAGGGGCGATGTCAAGCCATGGGACCCTGAAGAAATGAAGCTGTATCATGATGGACAGGGATTCATGTCCGTGCAGATCACAGAAACCAGTGCAAATTTCGTTTTCTACGACGTGTATGGCAATGCTTTGCATAGGTGGAGCATATCCAAAGAACTTTCACAGCAGCCTGAAGATAATGAGCTAAAAGCAAGCATATAA
- the LOC130714265 gene encoding heterodimeric geranylgeranyl pyrophosphate synthase small subunit, chloroplastic gives MAPFAIATLPSSYMCHIRKPRNIVFPIRCSTAAPSPSSVSIRAKAAHFDLKTYWASLMVEINQKLDEAVLVKFPPKIYEAMRYSVLAKGAKRAPPVMCISACELFGGSRFAAFPTACALEMVHAASLIHDDLPCMDDSPSRRGQPSNHAIYGVDMAILAGDALFPLGFQHIVSHTPSDLVPEPHLLRVIAEMARSVGSTGMAAGQFLDLEGGPNAVGFIQEKKFGEMGECSAVCGGLLAGAEDDDIERLRRYGRAVGVLYSVVDDILEARENPEGGNDRKNKEKSYVKVYGVKKATEMAEELRDKAKEELDGFEKYGELVFPLYSFVDYAFDRSFSVGEASG, from the exons ATGGCTCCTTTTGCTATAGCAACATTGCCCTCTTCATATATGTGCCACATCAGAAAGCCTCGAAACATTGTTTTTCCAATTCGATGCTCCACGGCTgctccttctccttcctctgTTTCCATTCGGGCTAAAGCTGCTCATTTTGATTTGAAGACATATTGGGCTTCCCTGATGGTGGAGATCAATCAGAAGCTGGATGAAGCTGTTCTAGTTAAGTTTCCTCCTAAGATATATGAAGCAATGAGGTATTCAGTCCTTGCCAAAGGTGCCAAGCGAGCCCCGCCTGTTATGTGCATATCTGCTTGTGAGCTCTTTGGAGGCAGCCGCTTTGCTGCCTTCCCCACTGCCTGTGCCCTTGAAATG GTTCATGCGGCTTCATTGATACATGATGATCTTCCTTGCATGGATGACTCCCCCTCACGCCGTGGCCAGCCCTCAAACCACGCCATCTATGGTGTTGATATGGCAATTCTTGCGGGTGATGCGCTCTTTCCCCTCGGATTTCAGCATATTGTTTCCCATACTCCCTCTGACCTTGTGCCTGAGCCCCACCTCCTTCGTGTGATTGCTGAGATGGCTCGATCTGTAGGCTCCACTGGAATGGCTGCAGGGCAGTTCCTGGACCTTGAAGGGGGGCCCAATGCAGTTGGATTTATACAAGAAAAAAAGTTTGGTGAGATGGGGGAGTGTTCTGCTGTGTGTGGAGGATTGTTAGCTGGTGCTGAAGATGATGACATAGAGAGACTGAGGAGGTACGGGAGAGCTGTTGGAGTATTGTATTCAGTTGTGGATGATATTTTGGAAGCGAGAGAGAATCCTGAGGGAGGTAATGACAGGAAAAACAAGGAGAAGAGTTATGTAAAGGTTTATGGTGTCAAGAAAGCAACAGAGATGGCTGAAGAGCTTAGAGATAAAGCTAAGGAAGAATTGGATGGATTTGAGAAGTATGGGGAGCTAGTCTTTCCTCTCTACAGTTTTGTGGATTATGCTTTTGATAGAAGTTTCAGTGTTGGTGAAGCTAGTGGGTGA
- the LOC130714366 gene encoding purple acid phosphatase 8-like produces the protein MGLFVFFATITLCLVVDSSAVLERFEEAPKPDGSLSFLVIGDWGRGGAYNQSQVAVQMGVIGEQLDIDFVISTGDNFYDDGLRGIDDAAFNYSFTKIYTAPSLQKPWYNVLGNHDYRGDVEAQLSPVLTNLDKRWVCLRSYVVNAEVAEFFFVDTTPFVDKYFTEPEDHVYDWSGIGPREQYISNILEDVDLALRESNAKWKIVVGHHAIRSAGHHGDTKELVNQLLPSLEANNIDLFINGHDHCLQHISSLDSGIQFLTSGGGSKAWKGDVKWWVPEEMKLYHDGQGFMSVKITQTQVEIAFYDVFGNVLHKWNTSKQLSSTL, from the exons ATGGGCCTGTTTGTTTTCTTTGCTACCATAACGCTTTGTTTGGTAGTTGATTCATCGGCAGTGCTTGAGCGGTTTGAAGAAGCACCTAAACCAGACGGGTCTTTGAGCTTCTTGGTGATTGGAGATTGGGGAAGAGGAGGGGCTTACAACCAATCTCAAGTTGCGGTTCAG aTGGGTGTAATTGGAGAGCAATTGGACATCGATTTTGTGATTTCTACCGGTGATAAtttttatgatgatggtttGAGAGGGATAGATGATGCAGCCTTTAACTACTCATTCACCAAAATCTACACTGCTCCCAGCTTGCAGAAGCCATGGTATAATG TTTTGGGCAACCACGATTATAGGGGTGATGTTGAGGCACAGCTGAGTCCTGTTCTCACAAATCTTGATAAGAGATGGGTTTGTTTGAGATCCTATGTTGTCAATGcag AAGTTGCAGAGTTTTTCTTTGTAGACACTACTCCATTTGTGGACAAATACTTTACTGAACCAGAAGACCATGTCTATGATTGGAGTGGCATAGGGCCTAGAGAACAATACATTTCCAACATCCTCGAG GATGTGGATTTGGCTTTAAGAGAATCAAATGCAAAATGGAAGATTGTGGTGGGTCACCATGCAATTAGAAGTGCCGGGCACCACGGTGATACAAAAGAGCTTGTTAACCAGCTTCTCCCAAGTCTTGAG GCAAACAACATTGACCTTTTCATAAATGGACACGATCACTGCCTACAGCACATAAGCAGTCTTGACAG TGGAATTCAATTTTTGACAAGCGGTGGTGGGTCTAAGGCATGGAAGGGTGATGTGAAATGGTGGGTGCCCGAAGAGATGAAATTGTATCACGATGGTCAAGGATTCATGTCTGTGAAGATTACTCAAACTCAAGTTGAGATTGCATTCTATGATGTGTTTGGCAATGTT